Proteins encoded by one window of Archaeoglobus veneficus SNP6:
- a CDS encoding putative sulfate exporter family transporter: MAEERKWYTGMFSTEDWWAFWLGTFFVLLGIIASLTGADLVGWIVKFSKWVDVSKAFRASHKELMSPVVALIAQYVILTIVTAIGARAMKWDLKKYLVAFTIVFWITTICYIVGENAYIAATELDRAKYGIEWSLSLGGAYYIIALAVGLAIGNLAPKSFREFIKEGAKPEWFIKVAIVMLGAKLGYLAIKSLGYAMHLLVAGCCATIAAYLLFWPLAYATARKLFKLSREWAACFASGISICGVSAAIATAGAIRARPIVPVMISALIVVFAVIELIILPGILQAFWLNEPIAAGASLGLTVKTDGADAAAGAILDELMRSRAAVELGVHWQEGWILMSAVTTKIWIDMFIGVWAFVLAVVWLYHIERKPGEKVQKMEIWWRFPKFVLGYFLAMFLIVFIGMNLYPDASSAYKALTFGIKPVEGALRKFFFMLTFTSIGIVTDFRALKQEGLGRLAICYAFVLAVIIIPLGWFIAWLFHMGMQPPTVTP; the protein is encoded by the coding sequence ATGGCGGAAGAAAGAAAATGGTACACCGGAATGTTCAGCACCGAAGACTGGTGGGCTTTCTGGCTCGGAACGTTTTTTGTATTGCTTGGCATAATCGCCAGCTTGACAGGTGCTGACTTGGTTGGTTGGATAGTGAAGTTCAGCAAGTGGGTTGACGTATCAAAAGCCTTTAGAGCTTCGCACAAAGAACTCATGAGTCCAGTAGTTGCGTTGATAGCACAATATGTAATTCTAACAATCGTTACAGCGATAGGCGCTAGAGCTATGAAATGGGACCTGAAGAAATACCTCGTAGCATTTACAATCGTATTCTGGATTACAACGATCTGTTATATTGTTGGTGAAAACGCATACATCGCCGCTACAGAGCTTGACAGAGCAAAGTACGGAATAGAGTGGAGCCTATCGCTTGGTGGAGCATACTACATAATCGCGTTGGCTGTCGGTTTAGCAATAGGCAACTTGGCTCCAAAAAGCTTCAGGGAGTTCATAAAAGAGGGTGCAAAGCCAGAGTGGTTCATAAAGGTAGCTATTGTCATGTTAGGTGCTAAGCTTGGCTATCTTGCAATCAAATCGCTTGGTTATGCCATGCACTTACTGGTAGCAGGATGTTGTGCTACAATTGCAGCCTACCTGCTCTTCTGGCCTCTGGCATACGCAACAGCAAGGAAACTCTTCAAACTTTCGAGAGAATGGGCAGCCTGTTTTGCTTCGGGTATCTCAATCTGTGGAGTTTCGGCAGCGATTGCAACTGCCGGAGCTATTAGAGCGAGACCGATAGTTCCAGTAATGATTTCAGCGCTAATCGTTGTCTTTGCTGTCATAGAGCTTATCATACTGCCCGGCATTCTTCAGGCATTCTGGCTGAATGAGCCAATAGCCGCTGGAGCAAGTCTCGGTTTGACGGTAAAGACGGACGGAGCAGATGCGGCTGCGGGAGCTATACTCGACGAACTGATGAGGTCGAGAGCTGCAGTGGAACTTGGCGTCCACTGGCAGGAGGGCTGGATACTGATGTCTGCAGTTACTACAAAGATCTGGATCGACATGTTCATAGGCGTCTGGGCATTCGTTCTTGCAGTAGTCTGGTTGTACCACATCGAGAGAAAACCAGGCGAAAAGGTCCAGAAGATGGAAATCTGGTGGAGATTTCCAAAGTTCGTGCTTGGTTACTTCCTGGCGATGTTTCTGATAGTGTTCATCGGAATGAATCTGTATCCTGACGCTTCATCGGCGTACAAAGCTTTGACGTTTGGAATCAAGCCCGTCGAAGGAGCTCTCAGAAAGTTCTTCTTCATGCTGACATTCACCAGCATAGGCATTGTCACGGACTTCAGAGCACTTAAGCAGGAAGGACTTGGAAGGCTCGCGATCTGCTACGCATTCGTCTTGGCAGTGATAATAATACCGCTTGGATGGTTCATAGCCTGGCTGTTCCACATGGGAATGCAGCCGCCAACGGTGACACCTTAA
- a CDS encoding DUF5395 family protein, translated as MKLNLMLVHDGERWIAKNGDFFVAGKTLEELDENLKTELKKRMGDLRGKKIEVRMEYDYRGTFPSWITQYHPYYLHRVIHVEL; from the coding sequence ATGAAGCTAAACCTAATGTTAGTTCATGATGGGGAGCGGTGGATTGCAAAAAATGGAGATTTTTTTGTTGCAGGAAAAACACTCGAAGAGCTTGACGAGAATCTAAAAACAGAGCTGAAGAAGAGGATGGGGGACTTGAGGGGTAAAAAGATCGAAGTCAGAATGGAGTACGACTATAGGGGGACTTTTCCGTCTTGGATTACGCAGTATCACCCCTACTACCTCCATAGGGTTATACATGTTGAACTTTGA
- a CDS encoding radical SAM protein: MNFETFETLSDYFRYSRHIHLQGWGEPLLHDRIFEMIEIASRASRVSFTTNGMLLSENVEQILSYDVDTVAISIAGASKETHENIRRGTNFEKVIEGVKTLSAMREKSGNDNPEIVLTYLMNKYNIHELPALMDLASEMGVDYVIATNLDYVFDEKTDELKIFSWTKFSRTP, from the coding sequence ATGAATTTTGAAACCTTTGAAACTCTTTCAGATTACTTCAGATACAGCAGACACATACACCTGCAGGGATGGGGCGAACCCTTACTTCACGATAGAATTTTTGAGATGATTGAAATTGCCAGCAGAGCGAGCAGAGTCAGTTTTACAACGAACGGTATGCTTCTGTCCGAGAACGTCGAGCAAATCTTGAGCTACGATGTTGATACAGTCGCAATTTCCATCGCCGGGGCAAGTAAAGAAACGCACGAAAATATACGAAGAGGGACGAACTTCGAAAAGGTAATCGAAGGGGTAAAAACACTTTCAGCAATGAGGGAAAAGTCTGGAAACGATAACCCGGAAATTGTTCTCACTTACCTGATGAATAAGTACAATATACACGAACTTCCTGCGCTGATGGATCTGGCATCAGAGATGGGCGTCGATTACGTAATCGCAACCAATCTTGACTATGTTTTTGATGAAAAGACAGATGAATTGAAGATCTTTTCGTGGACGAAATTCTCACGTACCCCCTAA
- a CDS encoding sodium:calcium antiporter: protein MHALAELFFGMVVVFVAAFLFVNAIEYLGCRLRLGGSFVGATLAPLFTSLPELTVFLVAVFSGVESGEEIGIGTIFGQPFMASSLSYGLVGIAAFIGYYLGRRDNATLEIDRSLILPYVFITILFPLTLVPAFLPSTRHLFGIFFLGTFVFYMWVMYARRKAGSIEDAEIPYFCKVVPHPFASGIIQLVAAVFLLYYGSESLVSAVDTIARGAGISPMGLALIIIPATTAIPETASALIWGYRGRDTLSLGSLVGEKILYSTFYPGIGLLITSWTLDIHVYLSVLTTTLVSFILLYFISKERVPWYWLCTGLFFFVGYAVLVFMFHI from the coding sequence ATGCATGCTCTTGCCGAGTTGTTTTTTGGAATGGTCGTAGTTTTTGTAGCAGCCTTTTTATTTGTTAATGCCATCGAGTACCTCGGCTGTAGACTCAGACTCGGCGGCTCTTTCGTGGGAGCAACTCTTGCACCTCTATTCACATCCCTCCCTGAGCTCACGGTTTTCCTTGTGGCGGTATTCTCTGGGGTTGAAAGCGGAGAGGAAATAGGCATCGGAACGATATTCGGACAGCCCTTTATGGCTTCGAGCCTCTCCTATGGACTTGTTGGAATTGCCGCCTTCATCGGCTATTATCTTGGTCGAAGGGACAACGCCACGCTGGAAATAGACAGGTCGCTGATACTTCCGTATGTATTCATAACTATTCTTTTCCCCTTGACGCTTGTTCCTGCATTTCTGCCGTCCACCCGCCACCTCTTCGGAATTTTCTTTCTTGGCACGTTCGTATTCTACATGTGGGTAATGTACGCGAGGAGAAAGGCAGGATCTATAGAAGATGCCGAAATACCCTACTTCTGTAAAGTTGTCCCCCACCCATTTGCAAGCGGCATTATTCAGCTCGTTGCTGCTGTCTTTCTGCTGTACTACGGTTCTGAGAGTCTTGTTTCTGCTGTGGATACAATAGCAAGGGGCGCTGGCATAAGTCCTATGGGTCTGGCTTTAATAATAATTCCAGCAACTACGGCAATTCCTGAAACCGCCAGTGCTCTCATCTGGGGGTATCGCGGCAGAGATACACTCAGCCTTGGCTCGCTTGTTGGCGAGAAAATTCTGTATTCGACATTCTATCCGGGAATAGGTCTCTTAATAACGTCTTGGACTCTTGATATTCACGTTTACCTCAGCGTCCTGACCACCACACTCGTGTCGTTCATTCTCCTCTACTTCATCTCAAAGGAGAGGGTTCCTTGGTACTGGCTATGCACGGGGCTATTTTTCTTCGTGGGTTATGCTGTTCTGGTATTTATGTTCCATATATAG
- a CDS encoding putative sulfate exporter family transporter, which produces MVGKKLPEWKKAFGLIMITAPGIGAYLVSCICPALDALFLALIFGISLGSFLNNLKIRYLSEKSLAITLPLGIVLYGAKIKIPLPSDFPPQVIVLTILSTLIMGAAVFLFAKTFRVGEKLSLLLACGTAICGVSAITIVSSIVKPKKEEFSAAIIVITVVGLTGAIFYPFLGYHLGLSPDCYAILSGATLHQTGLVEIASLPFGNYVMQEGLAVKGIRIALISVVTLLISFIYAENRFYVPWYVVTFLIVAFLSSFVLTPEIVKVIEPLSTIAFSITLASIGLSVNIRDIQKVRLSPLIAAYGGWFASLAIFLIIMGWLL; this is translated from the coding sequence ATGGTTGGAAAAAAGCTTCCAGAATGGAAAAAAGCATTTGGCTTGATTATGATTACAGCTCCTGGAATTGGAGCTTATCTCGTGAGCTGTATATGTCCTGCCCTTGATGCACTGTTTCTTGCTTTGATATTTGGAATATCTCTTGGAAGTTTTTTGAATAATTTGAAAATTAGGTATCTCTCAGAAAAGTCTCTTGCTATAACACTCCCACTCGGAATCGTACTGTATGGTGCAAAAATCAAAATCCCACTTCCAAGTGATTTTCCACCCCAAGTCATAGTCTTGACAATTCTTTCAACTTTAATTATGGGTGCCGCTGTATTCCTGTTTGCAAAAACGTTCAGGGTGGGTGAAAAACTCTCCTTGCTATTGGCATGTGGTACGGCTATATGTGGTGTATCTGCCATAACAATAGTTTCTTCAATTGTTAAACCAAAGAAAGAAGAGTTTTCTGCGGCAATTATCGTGATAACTGTGGTTGGGCTAACCGGAGCCATATTCTACCCGTTTCTGGGTTACCACTTAGGACTGTCTCCGGATTGCTATGCGATTTTAAGCGGAGCCACCCTTCATCAGACCGGCCTTGTAGAAATAGCCTCATTACCATTTGGAAATTACGTTATGCAGGAGGGTCTGGCCGTTAAAGGCATACGAATTGCACTGATTTCGGTTGTCACTCTTTTGATTTCTTTTATCTATGCGGAGAACAGGTTTTACGTTCCATGGTATGTTGTGACGTTTCTCATTGTAGCGTTCCTGTCCAGTTTCGTATTAACACCCGAAATTGTAAAGGTGATAGAGCCACTCTCCACAATAGCTTTTTCAATCACGCTGGCATCGATTGGTCTCTCAGTTAACATAAGGGATATCCAGAAAGTGCGTCTCAGTCCCTTAATTGCTGCTTATGGCGGGTGGTTTGCTTCACTGGCTATATTTCTGATAATAATGGGGTGGTTGCTGTGA
- a CDS encoding PAS domain S-box protein gives MRLPIFFKIVAIALFFALLSLALFTVTSNEPSGLTYVYYIYMFIIILGISFFVAGSITEPLERLRKGFENIMRGESAHIEVDTGDELEDLAKAFNYMVDVLTKQKDMLKRSEDKYRSLIEDVNDWVFEVDENFVYTYSSPKVRDILGYEPEEVVGKKPFDFMPEDERKKAVEEFENIKGDKIPFCGLENVFLRKDGSPVILETCGRPFFDEKGNLRGYRAVSRDVTARKQAEEKLAYLASITDHTVDAVVSLDLDSRIVSWNKGAEMMFGYKESEVIGKPLATLMPKENWDSCRENFKKAILEGYARDIETVRITKDGRRILVDQTLTTIYDSNGEHMGFVAIMRDITKRKEAEEELKRAYRQLEEKTQELLKSQKELEYLANILENSNDAIYSVNLEGVITSWNKTAEKLFGWTKKEALGMSADVLLPDEIKNEIPFLIQKIKEGVRFISYETRRLTKDGEIIDVDVTVSPILDEEGKPTGFSVIARDITSKIKAEESMLKRILKFDIDKGKVYLIEESFPDLALEVFNDLIKCGYSGTIITRRLPDEIKVENNSTHFWLSEKKGKNTLSPDISEIETTIMNLPNWNNAVLLELDYVILKNGFDKTFEFIQRLKEVFYILKKGVVLLSLDPDILNEKQIKLLRKECSTIKLKPKHHDLPPEVYEILRYVYMQNRVGERPSVKDIMSKFNIARNTAKKRIRYLEENGLLKVIRDGRLKVVEVTEKGRELFYIS, from the coding sequence GTGAGGCTGCCCATTTTCTTCAAAATAGTTGCAATCGCGCTGTTCTTTGCGTTGTTGTCTCTCGCTCTGTTTACAGTTACTTCTAACGAACCATCCGGATTAACATATGTTTATTATATTTACATGTTCATAATAATTCTTGGAATATCGTTCTTCGTTGCCGGAAGCATAACAGAACCTCTGGAGAGGCTCAGAAAGGGATTTGAAAACATTATGCGCGGAGAGAGTGCTCACATAGAGGTGGATACGGGTGATGAGCTTGAGGACCTTGCAAAAGCGTTTAACTACATGGTAGATGTGCTGACGAAGCAAAAGGACATGCTGAAAAGGAGTGAGGATAAGTACAGAAGTCTCATAGAAGACGTAAACGACTGGGTTTTTGAAGTTGACGAGAACTTCGTTTACACTTATTCCAGCCCAAAGGTTCGAGATATTCTTGGATACGAACCTGAGGAAGTCGTAGGCAAAAAACCCTTTGACTTTATGCCAGAGGATGAGAGGAAGAAGGCTGTAGAGGAGTTTGAAAACATAAAAGGGGATAAAATTCCGTTCTGTGGCTTGGAAAACGTGTTTCTGCGAAAAGACGGCAGCCCTGTAATACTTGAAACTTGCGGCAGACCCTTCTTTGATGAAAAGGGAAATCTGCGTGGTTACAGGGCTGTCAGCAGAGACGTAACGGCAAGAAAGCAGGCTGAGGAGAAATTAGCATACTTAGCGAGCATTACGGATCACACTGTTGATGCTGTAGTCTCTCTGGATCTCGACAGCCGCATCGTATCCTGGAATAAAGGTGCGGAGATGATGTTTGGATACAAGGAATCCGAAGTTATTGGTAAACCCTTGGCAACTCTTATGCCAAAGGAAAACTGGGATTCGTGTAGAGAAAACTTCAAGAAAGCGATTCTCGAGGGTTACGCCAGAGATATCGAGACTGTAAGAATAACGAAGGATGGCAGAAGGATACTTGTGGATCAGACTCTGACAACAATTTACGACTCAAATGGTGAACACATGGGATTCGTTGCGATAATGAGAGATATTACCAAGCGTAAGGAGGCTGAAGAAGAACTTAAAAGGGCTTACAGACAGTTAGAAGAAAAAACACAGGAACTGCTAAAGTCGCAGAAGGAACTCGAGTACCTTGCAAACATCTTGGAGAACTCAAACGACGCAATATATTCGGTAAACCTCGAAGGTGTTATTACAAGCTGGAACAAGACCGCAGAGAAACTATTTGGCTGGACAAAGAAAGAAGCTCTCGGAATGTCCGCAGACGTGTTGTTACCGGATGAGATCAAGAATGAGATACCTTTTCTGATTCAGAAAATAAAAGAAGGTGTTAGGTTTATTTCTTATGAAACGAGAAGACTGACAAAGGATGGCGAAATAATTGATGTGGATGTTACTGTATCGCCAATACTGGACGAAGAGGGCAAACCCACAGGTTTTTCGGTGATTGCAAGGGATATTACTTCAAAGATCAAGGCAGAAGAAAGTATGCTAAAGAGAATTTTGAAGTTCGATATTGATAAGGGCAAGGTTTACCTGATAGAAGAATCCTTCCCAGATTTGGCACTGGAAGTGTTCAACGATTTGATTAAATGCGGATACTCTGGAACAATAATAACAAGAAGACTTCCTGACGAGATAAAGGTAGAAAATAATTCAACACACTTCTGGCTTTCTGAGAAAAAGGGAAAGAACACGTTATCTCCTGATATTTCTGAAATTGAGACAACAATTATGAATCTACCAAACTGGAACAATGCAGTGCTCTTAGAGCTGGATTATGTCATTCTCAAGAATGGATTCGATAAAACATTCGAATTCATTCAGAGACTGAAGGAAGTATTCTACATCCTCAAGAAAGGAGTCGTACTGCTATCCCTTGATCCGGATATCCTGAATGAGAAGCAGATAAAACTCCTGAGAAAAGAGTGCAGCACTATAAAACTCAAACCAAAACACCACGATCTGCCTCCAGAAGTTTACGAGATATTGAGATATGTTTACATGCAAAACAGAGTGGGTGAGAGACCTTCAGTCAAAGACATTATGAGCAAGTTCAATATTGCAAGAAACACAGCCAAAAAGCGAATAAGGTATCTTGAGGAGAATGGGCTGTTAAAAGTTATCAGAGATGGCAGGCTAAAAGTAGTAGAAGTTACGGAAAAAGGTAGGGAACTATTTTATATATCTTAA
- a CDS encoding YeiH family protein, with amino-acid sequence MSDGEHVEVVRGVKTLWKTEDWWAVWMAFIVILLATALYFSGSTLKPLAVYPPKWSFTPEGYAKLAEHFANNAGWYLANFLFWLVMFTGSSKLLGFKPSEFVPSFVFVYIASVLIAVFSANETAHHYNLEAPLFALLVGLLISNTIKLPKWMDAGFRVEYYIKTGIVMLGATLPFTLILYAGPVAFIQATIIAVSTFLTIYTVGTKVLGMDRRFAAVLGAGGAVCGVSASIAMAAAVRAKKEHVAMGITTVIVWAIIMIFAIPLISKALVLHPGVAGAWVGTSEFADAAGFAAAAAYGSMFANLPPDAVVFGTGKTVAQVIAEAKAVGVDIDDIAVRTFTLMKVIGRDIWIGLWAFVMAIIATTRWEVEETGTKPSAMEIWWRFPKFVLGFFAASLFISILTAGVPLSEYLQHMKPLLVGPIKTMRTWTFIFTFFSIGLTTRFRELTAAGTKPWIAFSSGAIVNAILGALMSIFVLGSYWATQGWGGL; translated from the coding sequence GTGTCGGATGGCGAACATGTAGAGGTCGTTAGAGGTGTAAAGACGCTATGGAAAACAGAGGACTGGTGGGCAGTGTGGATGGCCTTTATAGTGATACTGCTGGCAACGGCACTGTATTTCAGTGGCTCAACGCTGAAGCCGCTTGCAGTGTATCCACCGAAATGGAGCTTTACACCAGAGGGATATGCAAAGCTCGCAGAACACTTTGCTAACAATGCAGGATGGTACCTAGCAAACTTCCTGTTCTGGCTGGTAATGTTCACGGGTAGCAGCAAGCTCCTTGGATTCAAGCCAAGTGAATTCGTACCATCGTTTGTGTTCGTATACATAGCATCAGTATTAATAGCAGTGTTCTCAGCAAACGAGACGGCCCACCACTACAACTTAGAGGCACCACTGTTTGCGCTTCTTGTCGGATTGCTGATAAGCAACACGATAAAACTGCCAAAATGGATGGACGCAGGTTTCAGAGTTGAGTACTACATAAAAACAGGAATAGTCATGCTCGGTGCAACACTGCCGTTTACACTGATACTCTACGCCGGCCCGGTTGCGTTTATACAGGCGACAATTATAGCGGTGTCAACATTCCTGACGATCTACACCGTTGGTACAAAAGTGCTTGGAATGGACAGGCGCTTTGCTGCAGTTCTCGGTGCTGGAGGAGCTGTTTGCGGTGTTTCAGCATCGATTGCAATGGCCGCAGCAGTAAGGGCTAAAAAAGAGCACGTGGCAATGGGTATAACGACGGTCATCGTCTGGGCAATAATCATGATATTCGCAATACCTCTGATAAGCAAAGCACTCGTTCTGCATCCAGGTGTTGCTGGAGCATGGGTAGGTACATCTGAATTCGCTGACGCTGCAGGATTTGCTGCTGCTGCAGCATACGGCAGTATGTTTGCTAACCTGCCCCCAGACGCAGTTGTGTTCGGAACGGGTAAGACTGTAGCACAGGTTATAGCGGAAGCAAAGGCAGTGGGTGTTGACATTGACGACATAGCGGTTCGTACATTTACGCTGATGAAGGTTATCGGCAGAGATATCTGGATTGGACTGTGGGCATTCGTCATGGCAATTATAGCAACGACAAGGTGGGAGGTTGAGGAGACAGGAACCAAACCATCAGCGATGGAGATCTGGTGGAGATTCCCCAAGTTCGTTCTTGGATTCTTCGCAGCCTCGCTGTTTATCTCAATACTCACGGCAGGAGTTCCGCTTTCAGAGTACTTGCAGCACATGAAGCCGTTGCTCGTCGGTCCGATCAAGACTATGAGAACATGGACGTTCATATTCACATTCTTCAGCATCGGTCTGACAACGAGGTTCAGAGAGTTGACAGCGGCTGGTACCAAGCCATGGATTGCATTCTCATCTGGAGCAATAGTGAACGCCATACTCGGAGCACTGATGTCGATATTCGTGCTCGGTTCATACTGGGCAACCCAGGGATGGGGTGGTCTCTAA
- a CDS encoding outer membrane protein assembly factor BamB family protein, with the protein MKSLWSYRPDCEIENVSFDEDYLVFSSGSSLYCLDADARKIIWKKRMTTTFYRDPFSDVSITALDAKGPMIAAGTNFMDGKIYLFTKTGKLLWEHQFATIASLGWRPEDVTAVGIGDNFVAVGTEFIGEHIYVYTFKRERMFHKRVNGTVRAIAANRCLAVGTDEKLYVFEPDGRERFSITAQVTDVKITETGILTSSGNRVYMFSSNGKELWHKSFDCEIKQLYCNGRIYAIAGKRVVVMSESGDILKDVELEGSPVGIGGSGILTLDGNTLKMYPLP; encoded by the coding sequence ATGAAGAGTCTCTGGAGTTACAGGCCTGACTGTGAAATTGAAAATGTTTCCTTCGATGAGGATTACCTGGTATTCAGTTCAGGAAGCAGCCTGTACTGCCTAGACGCCGATGCAAGGAAAATTATTTGGAAAAAAAGAATGACTACAACGTTCTACAGAGATCCGTTCTCAGATGTATCAATAACGGCACTTGATGCTAAGGGTCCGATGATTGCAGCAGGTACAAACTTTATGGATGGAAAAATATACCTGTTTACGAAGACTGGTAAGCTGCTCTGGGAGCATCAGTTTGCCACCATTGCGAGTCTGGGATGGAGGCCTGAAGATGTCACAGCAGTTGGCATAGGTGACAACTTTGTGGCAGTTGGGACCGAGTTTATTGGCGAACATATCTACGTTTACACGTTCAAAAGAGAGAGGATGTTCCATAAGAGAGTGAATGGCACGGTGAGGGCGATAGCAGCTAATAGATGTCTTGCGGTTGGAACTGATGAGAAACTGTACGTATTCGAACCCGATGGCAGAGAGAGGTTCAGCATCACTGCGCAGGTTACAGATGTCAAAATTACCGAAACAGGCATTCTCACCAGTTCTGGAAACAGAGTTTACATGTTCTCAAGCAACGGGAAAGAGCTTTGGCATAAAAGCTTTGATTGTGAGATTAAGCAGTTGTACTGCAACGGCAGAATTTATGCTATTGCAGGAAAGAGAGTCGTGGTGATGTCTGAAAGCGGAGATATTCTGAAAGATGTTGAGCTGGAGGGTAGCCCGGTTGGGATAGGCGGATCCGGGATTCTTACACTTGACGGTAACACGCTTAAAATGTACCCTCTTCCGTGA
- a CDS encoding YkgJ family cysteine cluster protein: MIIDNSRKLTFDDKFRFSCHKEIRCFNRCCHDLNIFLTPYDILRIKRNLGLSSDEFLEKYTRWHVGPETGLPVVVLKMVDGKCPFVTDDGCSIYRDRPGACRLYPLVRMRSRNEEYYYIIVENFCEGFNENKEWTIREWLDDQGAWKYNEMNDVFMELVLGLYSSGRKLSNEEMQKFYMACYDIDRFREFARENGIADNETLEDDEKLVEFGINWLKQTLLSV, encoded by the coding sequence ATGATAATCGACAACTCGAGAAAGCTGACCTTCGATGACAAATTCAGATTTTCTTGCCACAAGGAGATTCGGTGTTTCAACAGGTGCTGTCACGATCTCAACATATTCCTGACACCATACGATATACTTAGGATAAAGAGAAACCTTGGCCTGTCTTCAGACGAATTTCTGGAGAAATACACAAGATGGCATGTTGGCCCGGAAACTGGACTTCCCGTAGTTGTGCTTAAAATGGTGGATGGTAAATGTCCATTTGTAACGGATGACGGGTGCAGCATTTATAGAGATAGACCGGGCGCGTGCCGCCTTTACCCTCTCGTCAGAATGAGGTCGAGAAATGAGGAGTACTACTACATTATTGTGGAAAACTTCTGCGAAGGCTTCAATGAGAATAAGGAGTGGACGATTCGAGAGTGGCTCGACGACCAGGGGGCGTGGAAGTACAACGAAATGAATGATGTTTTTATGGAACTCGTCCTCGGTCTTTACAGCTCTGGAAGAAAACTGAGCAACGAAGAGATGCAGAAGTTTTACATGGCCTGCTACGACATCGACCGCTTTAGAGAGTTCGCGAGGGAAAATGGCATTGCCGACAACGAAACCCTCGAGGACGACGAGAAGCTCGTGGAGTTCGGAATAAACTGGCTGAAGCAGACCCTCCTGAGTGTGTAA
- the glmM gene encoding phosphoglucosamine mutase, with protein sequence MARIGGAGELFGTDGVRGIANEELTVEMALNLGRVMGTIRSGRIAVGMDARISSHMFKSAVIAGITSTGSDVIDLGLIPTPALQYYVKTNPKITGGIVVTASHNPREYNGIKFIQDDGREFTREMDEESERMYKSKTYRIASWQDVGQVYSEDCKRQYIDGIKDKVSVEEIAGKAFKVVVDCGNGAGCVTTPQLLKELGCTVISINAHPDGRFPARNPEPVEENVEQLKKVVAETNANLGVAHDGDADRATFVDERGQFVSEDVMLALMAKYYVEKNGGGVVVTPVSSSRCVEDAVREAGGEIVYTPVGSPVVAETMLKTKAVFGGEGNGGLIFPEHLLARDGAMSAAKVLELMALEGKPLSELVKDIPRYYTFKTKVPCKDKLKLLNGLKEEFPEASFTDGARIDYEDGWLLIRPSGTEPIARIFAEGKTEKRAKELLELGMSAVKKILG encoded by the coding sequence ATGGCAAGAATTGGTGGAGCTGGCGAGCTTTTTGGCACCGATGGCGTTCGAGGGATAGCGAATGAGGAACTAACTGTCGAAATGGCCCTCAACCTTGGCAGAGTTATGGGAACAATAAGAAGTGGTAGGATTGCTGTCGGAATGGATGCACGCATTTCGAGCCACATGTTCAAAAGTGCTGTAATTGCTGGCATAACTTCTACAGGCAGTGATGTCATCGATTTAGGGCTCATTCCAACTCCAGCGTTGCAGTACTACGTCAAGACGAACCCAAAAATAACAGGCGGCATTGTTGTTACCGCGAGCCACAATCCGAGGGAGTACAACGGCATAAAGTTCATTCAAGACGATGGAAGGGAATTTACGAGGGAAATGGATGAAGAGAGTGAACGGATGTACAAGAGCAAAACCTATCGCATAGCCTCCTGGCAAGACGTTGGCCAGGTATACAGCGAGGATTGCAAAAGGCAGTATATTGACGGAATTAAGGATAAAGTCAGCGTTGAAGAAATAGCAGGAAAAGCGTTTAAAGTCGTCGTAGACTGCGGAAATGGGGCTGGATGCGTTACGACCCCTCAGCTTCTTAAAGAGCTCGGCTGCACAGTTATTAGTATAAACGCCCATCCCGACGGACGCTTCCCTGCAAGAAATCCAGAACCGGTGGAGGAAAACGTAGAACAGCTCAAGAAGGTTGTTGCAGAAACGAACGCCAATCTCGGCGTAGCCCATGACGGTGATGCTGACAGAGCGACGTTCGTTGACGAAAGAGGCCAATTTGTTAGCGAAGACGTCATGCTTGCCCTCATGGCCAAGTACTACGTGGAGAAGAATGGAGGAGGCGTCGTTGTTACTCCCGTGTCTTCGTCACGATGTGTGGAGGATGCCGTTAGAGAGGCAGGAGGAGAGATCGTATACACTCCCGTTGGCTCGCCAGTGGTTGCAGAAACGATGCTGAAAACAAAGGCTGTTTTTGGTGGAGAAGGAAACGGCGGGCTGATATTCCCCGAGCATCTGCTTGCGAGAGATGGAGCGATGAGTGCTGCAAAAGTCCTTGAACTCATGGCGCTTGAGGGCAAACCGCTATCCGAACTCGTGAAAGACATACCGCGCTACTACACGTTTAAGACGAAGGTTCCATGCAAGGATAAGCTCAAACTCCTTAACGGATTGAAGGAGGAATTCCCAGAAGCGAGCTTCACCGACGGAGCAAGAATAGACTATGAGGATGGCTGGCTGCTGATAAGACCATCAGGAACGGAACCTATTGCCAGAATATTTGCAGAGGGGAAGACTGAAAAGAGAGCTAAAGAACTGCTCGAGCTCGGGATGAGTGCCGTAAAGAAGATTCTCGGCTGA